TGATCTGGCCGGCCCAGATGGCAGCCGCGGGCTGGCTTGCCCCGCTCGACCAGTGGTTCACGCGCGAGCGGCGCGAGGAGTACCTGCCGGGAGGCATCAGGGCCAACACGATTGGCGGGAAGATCTACGGGGTCCCGTGGTACGCCGACGCGGGGCTGTTCTACTATCGCAAGGACCTGCTCGAGAAGCACAGGGCGCGGGTCCCTGTGACCTGGGACGAAATGATCGCCACGGCCCAGCGGATTGTTGCGGCCGAGGCCAACCCTGCGCTTGGCGGCTTCCTGTTCCAGGGCGCGCGCATCGAGGCGCTGGCCAACTTCTTCTTCGAGGTCCTCTGGAGCAACGGCGGGGATATCCTCGATCCCGCCGGCAAGGTCATCGTGGACAACGGCAAGGGGCTGGAGGCGCTGAACTTCATGCTCGACCTGGTCCGGCGCCACCGCGTGACCCCGCCCGGAGTCACAACCCTGCCGACCGACGACACGCGCGCCATCTTCCAGGACGGCCGGTTCGTGTTCCTGCGCAACTGGACCTACGCCTACGGCCTGTTCCAGGGCGAGGGCTCCAACGTTGTGGGCAAGGTGGGCATCGCGCCGCTGCCTCGGGGGTCCGTGGGCAGCGCGTCCACGCTCGGTGGCTGGCAGCTCGCGGTCAGCAACTTCTCGCGCAACAAGGAGGCCGCCTACCGCTTGGTCGAGTTCCTGACCGGATCGGTTGCGCAGAAGAGCATGGCCGTGCAGCTCAGCACCGTGCCCACGCGCAAGGACACGTTCGAGGACGCCGTTGTGAAGCAGCGGGCGCCGCACTACCCCGACATGCTGAAGGTCGTCCTGAACGCGCGCCCGCGGCCGCAGATCGCCGACTACCCCCGGCTGTCGAGCATAGTGCAGACCAACCTGCACGCGGCGCTGACCGGCCTCGTGAGCCCGGAGGAGGCGATCACCCGCATGGCACGAGAGATCCGCTCACTGCTGGGTCAGTAGAGGAGCGGCGCGGCGCATGGCGGCGCCGACGATAGCGCAACCAGGAGCAGGATCGCGCGCTCTGCGCCGGTGGATGACCGGCCAGATCACCCAGGGCGAACTGGCCGCGATCCTGCTCTTGCCCTGCTTCGCCTTCCTGGTGGTGTTCGCAATCTACCCGGTGTTCAACGCAATCTGGACCAGCCTGCACCATCTGCGGCTCGACCAGCCGCACCTGGGCACACCCTTCGTCGGGCTGCGCAACTTCGCGCGGGCGTTTGGGGACGAGTACACCTGGCACTCTATCCGCGTGACGCTCGTCTACACCGGAGTGACCGTCTCGGCCCAGCTAGTCCTCGGTCTCGGGCTTGCGCTCGTTGTCAACCGCCTGGTGCGCGCGCGGGGATTCGTGCGGGCTGCGGTGCTGCTGCCCTGGACCATGGCTCCGGTGCTCGCCGGGCAGATGTGGCGGTGGCTCTTCAACGACCAGGCGGGCGTCGTCAACGACCTGCTCAATCGCACCGGCCTGGTCCAGGGGCAGATCATCTGGCTGGGTTCGCCGGTGCTGGCCTTCTTTGCGGTGACGGTCGCGGCCACCTGGGGCGCGGCCTCATATATGGCGCTGATCCTGCTCGCGGGCCTGCAGGGTATCCCCGACGACCTGTACGAAGCCGCCAGCCTGGACGGCGCGTCGCCGCTGCAGGCATTCCTTGCGGTCACCCTTCCGCTGCTGCGCAGCGCTATCATGGTGTCGCTGGTGCTGCGCACGCTTGGCGCGCTCCAGGCGCTCGACCTGCCGTTTGCGATGACCGGCGGCGGGCCGGGCAACGCCACCGAGACCTTCGCCCTGTTCATCTACAAGAACACTTTCCAGTTCCTCGACTTCGGCTACGGGGCGGCGCTGTCGGTCATCCTTGTAGTCATCGCGCTGGGCTTCGCCGGCACGTACTACCGCGTGCTGGCGCCGAGGGATTAGACCGTGGCCGGCCGGGGCGCACTCGCCCGCACCACTCTTGCCGCGCTGGTCGTGCTTGCGCTCGTCTGGTCGCTCGCGCCGTACCTCTGGACCCTGTTCACGTCGTTCAAGACCGAGCGCGAGCTCTACCAGTTCCCGGTCACGTACATCCCGAAGAACCCCACAATCATCAATTACGTGCACGTGTTCACGCAGAACCCCTTCGGGCGATTCCTGCTGAACAGCGCGATCGTAACTGTGCTCTCGACCGTGCTGTGCCTGTTCATCGCGTCGCTGGCCGCCTACGCGTTCGCGCGGCTGCGGTTCCGGGGCCGGGAGCCCCTGCTGGTCGGGCTGCTCGTCGTGGCGATGATCCCGCTCATCACCCTGATCGTCCCGCTGTACGTCCTTGTGCGCAACCTTGGTATGCTCAACACATACTGGGGGCTGATCGCGCCCTACGTCACGTACTCGCTCCCGGTCGCGATCTTCATCCTGACCGCGTTCTTCCGCGAGATCCCCCACGAGCTGGAGGAGGCGGCGCTCATCGACGGCTGCACGAGGATGAACACGCTGTGGCGGATCATCGCGCCGCTGGCCGCCCCGGGCCTGATCACGGCGGGAATCATCGTGTTCGTCTATACCTGGAACGAGTTCCTGATCGCGATGACGCTCACCAGCACCGCCGATGTGCGCACAATAACAGTGGGCATCGCGCTGTACCGGGGCGAGTTCACCTTCCCGTGGGGGGTGATCTCCGCGGCCGTCGCGCTGGCCACGATCCCAATCATGACGCTCATACTGCTCGGCCAGCGCCTGGTGATACGCGG
This DNA window, taken from Armatimonadota bacterium, encodes the following:
- a CDS encoding ABC transporter substrate-binding protein, which gives rise to MRTRLLAIAAALAMGFAVLPVSAQAPVTITWSTLATGGPIVSDVYRALVQQYERQNPGVRVNLQIQPGTSGEQLSRYVTLFAAKDSSVDLISIDVIWPAQMAAAGWLAPLDQWFTRERREEYLPGGIRANTIGGKIYGVPWYADAGLFYYRKDLLEKHRARVPVTWDEMIATAQRIVAAEANPALGGFLFQGARIEALANFFFEVLWSNGGDILDPAGKVIVDNGKGLEALNFMLDLVRRHRVTPPGVTTLPTDDTRAIFQDGRFVFLRNWTYAYGLFQGEGSNVVGKVGIAPLPRGSVGSASTLGGWQLAVSNFSRNKEAAYRLVEFLTGSVAQKSMAVQLSTVPTRKDTFEDAVVKQRAPHYPDMLKVVLNARPRPQIADYPRLSSIVQTNLHAALTGLVSPEEAITRMAREIRSLLGQ
- a CDS encoding sugar ABC transporter permease gives rise to the protein MAAPTIAQPGAGSRALRRWMTGQITQGELAAILLLPCFAFLVVFAIYPVFNAIWTSLHHLRLDQPHLGTPFVGLRNFARAFGDEYTWHSIRVTLVYTGVTVSAQLVLGLGLALVVNRLVRARGFVRAAVLLPWTMAPVLAGQMWRWLFNDQAGVVNDLLNRTGLVQGQIIWLGSPVLAFFAVTVAATWGAASYMALILLAGLQGIPDDLYEAASLDGASPLQAFLAVTLPLLRSAIMVSLVLRTLGALQALDLPFAMTGGGPGNATETFALFIYKNTFQFLDFGYGAALSVILVVIALGFAGTYYRVLAPRD
- a CDS encoding carbohydrate ABC transporter permease, which gives rise to MVVLALVWSLAPYLWTLFTSFKTERELYQFPVTYIPKNPTIINYVHVFTQNPFGRFLLNSAIVTVLSTVLCLFIASLAAYAFARLRFRGREPLLVGLLVVAMIPLITLIVPLYVLVRNLGMLNTYWGLIAPYVTYSLPVAIFILTAFFREIPHELEEAALIDGCTRMNTLWRIIAPLAAPGLITAGIIVFVYTWNEFLIAMTLTSTADVRTITVGIALYRGEFTFPWGVISAAVALATIPIMTLILLGQRLVIRGLTAGAVKG